In Phreatobacter stygius, a genomic segment contains:
- a CDS encoding alpha,alpha-trehalose-phosphate synthase (UDP-forming), translated as MTRLPRIAVIITIATIVLAGLVVAFVPLSQGLIERWSKRDLELRSSLVFRSIRDRVEQEMTGRPADLAPLFERFTNDERILALGLCDSRGRLVVATGQMPQVITCAAVGDNGTEAGRAVRFATFNNSGNRVIVGGYPVGTGGSRGRLLIVHELRFVADRVLEARWYLIAGALALILLAGTLAALTVILLQRRLMKSVLATINDLRDGQPKVLDKPILPPPPVTTEIRSLLRDFREKIRLEDGSPIEWSPKTLHDLLDNELPDTEVFVVSNREPYIHNHADGRIVVQRPASGLVSALEPVMRACGGTWVAHGSGTADRDTVDAEDHVQVPPGSPAYRLRRVWMTDEEQEGYYYGLANEGLWPLCHIAYVRPIFRESDWQQYVAINQRFADAVVREATRPDPVIMVQDYHFALLPRMIREQLPKATILTFWHIPWPNAEAFGICPWKEEIIEGLLGSTVLGFHTRSHCNNFFDTVDRYMESRIDREQASVTLGGHETMVRPYPISIEWPPAAMEGQASVPDCRATVIAHYGLPDDIRIGIGIERFDYTKGILDRLHAMDDLLTRYPEWLGKLVFIQVVAPTRTKLASYATLQDDAIRLTEEINQRHGSETYKPILLVIRHHEPDEVYQLFRAADVCVVSSLHDGMNLVAKEFVASRDDEGGVLVLSRFAGASSELGEALIINPYDIHGMSDAMHRALSMPEAERRERMHLMRTHVRERNVYRWAGQILLDASRLRKRQKVADFEAGSSL; from the coding sequence ATGACCAGATTGCCCCGCATAGCCGTGATCATCACCATCGCCACGATCGTGCTGGCCGGCCTTGTCGTGGCCTTCGTGCCGCTCTCGCAGGGGCTGATCGAGCGCTGGTCGAAGCGCGACCTGGAACTGCGCTCCAGCCTGGTCTTCCGGTCGATCCGCGACCGGGTCGAGCAGGAGATGACAGGCCGGCCGGCGGATCTGGCACCGCTGTTCGAGCGCTTTACCAATGACGAGCGGATCCTGGCGCTCGGGCTTTGCGATAGCAGGGGCAGGCTGGTGGTCGCGACCGGCCAGATGCCGCAGGTGATCACCTGCGCCGCGGTTGGCGACAACGGCACCGAAGCGGGCCGCGCGGTGCGCTTCGCCACCTTCAACAACAGCGGCAATCGCGTCATCGTCGGCGGCTATCCGGTCGGCACCGGCGGCTCCCGGGGCCGGTTGCTCATCGTCCATGAATTGCGTTTCGTCGCCGACCGGGTGCTGGAGGCGCGCTGGTATCTGATCGCCGGCGCGCTGGCCCTGATCCTGCTCGCCGGCACGCTCGCCGCGCTGACCGTCATTCTGCTGCAGCGGCGCCTGATGAAGTCGGTGCTCGCCACCATCAACGACCTGCGCGACGGCCAGCCGAAGGTTCTCGACAAGCCCATCCTGCCGCCGCCGCCGGTGACCACCGAAATCCGCAGCCTGCTGCGCGATTTCCGCGAGAAGATCCGCCTGGAAGACGGCAGCCCGATCGAATGGTCGCCGAAGACCCTGCACGATCTCTTGGACAATGAATTGCCGGATACCGAGGTCTTCGTGGTCTCGAACCGTGAGCCCTATATCCACAATCACGCGGATGGCAGGATCGTCGTCCAGCGGCCGGCCAGCGGTCTGGTTTCAGCGCTCGAACCGGTGATGCGCGCTTGCGGCGGCACCTGGGTCGCCCATGGCAGCGGCACCGCCGACCGGGATACGGTCGACGCGGAGGACCATGTCCAGGTCCCGCCGGGCAGCCCGGCCTACCGGCTCAGGCGCGTCTGGATGACCGATGAGGAGCAGGAGGGTTATTATTACGGCCTGGCCAATGAAGGGCTCTGGCCGCTCTGCCATATCGCCTATGTCCGGCCGATTTTCCGTGAAAGCGACTGGCAGCAATATGTCGCGATCAACCAGCGCTTCGCCGATGCGGTGGTGCGCGAGGCGACCCGGCCCGATCCGGTCATCATGGTCCAGGACTACCATTTCGCCCTGCTGCCGCGGATGATCCGCGAGCAATTGCCCAAGGCGACCATCCTGACCTTCTGGCACATTCCCTGGCCCAATGCCGAGGCCTTCGGCATCTGTCCGTGGAAGGAGGAGATCATCGAGGGCCTGCTCGGCAGCACCGTGCTCGGTTTCCACACCCGGTCGCATTGCAACAATTTCTTCGACACGGTCGACCGCTACATGGAGAGCCGGATCGATCGCGAACAGGCCTCGGTCACCCTTGGCGGCCATGAGACCATGGTCCGGCCCTATCCGATCTCGATCGAATGGCCGCCGGCGGCAATGGAGGGGCAGGCGTCGGTTCCGGACTGCCGCGCCACGGTGATCGCCCATTACGGCCTGCCGGACGATATCCGCATCGGCATCGGCATCGAACGCTTCGACTATACCAAGGGCATTCTCGACCGGCTGCACGCCATGGACGATCTCCTGACGCGTTATCCCGAATGGCTGGGCAAGCTGGTGTTCATCCAGGTGGTGGCGCCGACCCGCACCAAGCTTGCGAGCTATGCGACGCTGCAGGACGACGCCATCCGCTTGACCGAGGAGATCAACCAGCGCCACGGCAGCGAGACCTACAAGCCGATCCTCCTGGTGATCCGTCACCACGAGCCGGACGAGGTCTATCAGCTGTTCCGGGCAGCGGATGTCTGCGTCGTGTCCAGCCTGCATGACGGCATGAACCTGGTGGCCAAGGAATTCGTCGCTTCGCGCGACGACGAGGGTGGCGTGCTGGTGCTGTCGCGTTTTGCCGGCGCGTCCAGCGAACTGGGCGAGGCGCTGATCATCAACCCCTATGACATCCACGGCATGTCGGATGCCATGCACCGGGCGCTGTCCATGCCGGAGGCGGAACGGCGCGAGCGCATGCATCTGATGCGCACCCATGTCCGCGAGCGCAATGTCTATCGCTGGGCCGGCCAGATCCTGCTCGACGCGTCCAGGCTCAGGAAGCGCCAGAAGGTTGCCGATTTCGAGGCCGGCAGCAGTCTGTAG
- a CDS encoding flavin-dependent oxidoreductase, which yields MSIIIAGGGIGGLITALALHQKGIAASLHEQVGEIRPLGVGINLLPHAVRVLTGLGLADRLAAAAVRTRELTYFNKLGQLIWSEPRGLDAGYDYPQFSIHRGTLQTILLEEAVARLGPERIRLGERFAGATETSDGKVEARFTGRNGDEVARRQADVLIGADGIHSAVRAALYPGEGAPIWNGRVLWRAITEDFRPFLSGRTMIMAGHQDRKFVCYPLTTSPDGAGPVRINWIAELSFDRSKGWRREDWDRTARLEDIAPLFADWRFDWLDIPALMAGAQTIYEYPLVDRDPLERWSFGPVTLMGDAAHPMYPIGSNGASQAILDAEALANAIARLGPTPEALLAYEAERRPPTSAIVLANRGNGPEQVMQLAEERAPHGFADVHDVISRAELEDISARYKQVAGFSRDKVNRPSGG from the coding sequence GTGTCCATCATCATTGCCGGCGGCGGCATAGGCGGCCTGATCACTGCGCTCGCATTGCACCAGAAGGGTATTGCGGCGAGCCTGCATGAACAGGTGGGCGAGATCCGTCCGCTCGGCGTCGGCATTAACCTCTTGCCCCATGCGGTGCGGGTGCTGACCGGGCTCGGCCTTGCCGACCGACTTGCCGCGGCGGCCGTGCGCACCAGGGAATTGACCTATTTCAACAAGCTGGGCCAGTTGATCTGGAGCGAGCCGCGCGGTCTCGACGCCGGTTATGACTATCCGCAATTCTCCATCCATCGGGGAACCCTGCAGACCATTCTGCTGGAGGAGGCGGTGGCGCGGCTCGGGCCCGAGCGCATCCGGCTCGGCGAACGTTTCGCCGGCGCCACCGAGACATCGGACGGCAAGGTCGAGGCCCGCTTCACCGGCCGCAACGGTGACGAGGTCGCCAGACGCCAGGCCGACGTGCTGATCGGCGCCGACGGCATTCATTCGGCGGTCCGGGCGGCGCTATATCCCGGCGAGGGCGCGCCGATCTGGAACGGCCGCGTGCTGTGGCGCGCGATCACCGAGGATTTCCGCCCCTTCCTGTCCGGCCGGACCATGATCATGGCTGGCCACCAGGATCGGAAATTCGTCTGCTATCCCCTGACCACCAGCCCTGACGGGGCCGGACCGGTGCGGATCAACTGGATCGCCGAATTGTCGTTCGACCGCTCCAAGGGCTGGCGCCGCGAGGATTGGGATCGCACCGCCCGGCTCGAGGACATCGCTCCGCTGTTCGCCGACTGGCGTTTCGACTGGCTGGACATTCCAGCCCTGATGGCGGGCGCCCAGACCATCTACGAATATCCGCTGGTCGACCGCGACCCGTTGGAACGCTGGTCGTTCGGCCCGGTCACGCTGATGGGCGATGCCGCCCATCCGATGTATCCGATCGGCTCGAACGGCGCCTCGCAGGCGATCCTCGACGCCGAGGCGCTGGCCAATGCCATTGCCAGGCTCGGGCCGACGCCCGAAGCCTTGCTCGCTTATGAGGCCGAGCGCCGGCCGCCGACCTCGGCGATCGTCCTGGCCAATCGCGGCAATGGCCCGGAGCAGGTGATGCAGCTTGCCGAGGAGCGGGCGCCCCATGGTTTTGCCGACGTTCACGACGTCATCAGCCGCGCCGAACTGGAGGATATTTCGGCGCGCTACAAACAGGTCGCCGGCTTCTCCCGCGACAAGGTCAACCGGCCCTCCGGCGGCTGA
- a CDS encoding MFS transporter — MNRPSGPPDRADTIVETDIPARLDRLPWGRFHTLVVAALGITWILDGLEVTLAGTLSGALKASPVLQFTNSDIGLAGSAYLAGAVLGALFFGWLTDRLGRKKLFFITLGVYLVATAATAFSWNLWSFMLCRFVTGAGIGGEYAAINSTIQELIPARVRGWTDLVINGSFWIGAALGAVGAIILLDPAVIDPEWGWRAAFLTGAALALLIVFMRLWLPESPRWLMTHGRAAEAEAIVAGIERQLRAEGHVIPDQPLPKVRLAARRSTPFAEVAHTLFQRHRERTAVGLVLMAAQAFFYNAIFFTYALVLTDFYGIASSQVGWYILPFAAGNVLGPILLGRLFDTLGRRPMIVFTYAMSGILLALSGALFAAGWLTAPMQTLAWMVIFFFASAAASSAYLTVSETFPLEIRALAIAFFYAVGTGVGGVAGPWLFGVLIDTGSRVSLLGGYLLGAALMMVAAVVMWRYGVAAERRPLEEVSRPLSFLD, encoded by the coding sequence GTGAATCGACCATCTGGCCCGCCTGACCGCGCCGACACCATTGTCGAAACCGACATTCCGGCGCGGCTCGACCGCCTGCCTTGGGGCCGCTTCCACACCCTTGTCGTGGCGGCGCTCGGCATCACCTGGATCCTCGACGGGCTGGAGGTGACGCTTGCCGGCACCTTGTCGGGGGCGCTCAAGGCGAGCCCGGTCCTGCAGTTCACCAACAGCGATATCGGGCTTGCCGGCAGCGCCTATCTCGCCGGCGCGGTGCTGGGCGCGCTGTTCTTCGGCTGGCTGACCGACCGGCTCGGGCGCAAGAAACTGTTCTTCATCACGCTCGGCGTCTATCTCGTGGCGACCGCCGCCACGGCCTTCTCCTGGAACCTGTGGAGCTTCATGCTGTGCCGGTTCGTGACCGGGGCCGGCATCGGCGGCGAATATGCCGCGATCAACTCGACCATCCAGGAACTGATTCCGGCGCGTGTGCGCGGCTGGACCGATCTCGTCATCAATGGCAGCTTCTGGATCGGCGCGGCGCTGGGGGCGGTTGGGGCCATCATATTGCTCGATCCGGCGGTGATCGATCCGGAGTGGGGCTGGCGGGCCGCCTTCCTGACCGGCGCCGCCTTGGCCTTGCTCATCGTTTTCATGCGTCTGTGGCTGCCGGAAAGCCCGCGCTGGCTGATGACCCACGGCCGGGCAGCCGAAGCCGAGGCGATCGTTGCCGGTATCGAGCGGCAGTTGCGCGCCGAAGGTCATGTCATTCCCGACCAGCCCCTGCCCAAGGTCCGGCTCGCCGCGCGCCGGTCGACCCCCTTCGCCGAGGTCGCACACACATTGTTTCAGCGGCATCGCGAGCGCACCGCCGTCGGCCTCGTGCTGATGGCCGCGCAGGCCTTCTTCTACAACGCCATCTTTTTCACCTATGCGCTGGTGCTGACCGATTTCTACGGCATCGCGTCGAGCCAGGTCGGCTGGTACATCCTGCCTTTCGCCGCCGGCAATGTGCTCGGCCCGATCCTGCTCGGGCGATTGTTCGATACGCTCGGCCGCAGGCCGATGATCGTCTTCACCTATGCCATGTCGGGCATTCTGCTGGCCCTGTCGGGTGCCCTGTTCGCCGCTGGCTGGCTGACCGCGCCGATGCAGACGCTGGCCTGGATGGTGATCTTCTTCTTCGCCTCGGCGGCGGCGAGTTCGGCCTATCTGACCGTGAGCGAGACCTTCCCGCTGGAAATCAGGGCACTTGCCATCGCCTTCTTTTATGCCGTCGGCACCGGCGTCGGCGGGGTTGCCGGCCCCTGGCTGTTCGGCGTGCTGATCGATACCGGTTCGCGGGTGTCGCTGCTCGGCGGCTATCTGCTCGGAGCCGCCCTGATGATGGTGGCGGCTGTGGTGATGTGGCGTTATGGCGTAGCGGCGGAGCGGCGGCCGCTGGAAGAGGTCAGCCGGCCCCTGTCGTTTCTCGACTGA
- the otsB gene encoding trehalose-phosphatase: MANLWPDHPAGPSADHLARLIAATPADFALYFDVDGTLIDIAETPEQVTAPADLAGDLAALQRRLGGAVAVVTGRRLAEVEAILAPIRVIGSGMHGLEFLGVAETRHQAASAGAVGPEAWGTLLPRSLVDGVVRLAASIPGLRLEQKGPILTVHYREIPSVGARVEAALAVLLADHGDGYHLKTGRAVVELIPNGTSKGTAIARIMATAPFAGRRPIMIGDDHADEDAFAVARAAGGFGLTVAGEHFNRGDEPFRGAAHVRSWIAGLNAGLAQ, translated from the coding sequence TTGGCCAACCTTTGGCCGGACCATCCGGCCGGCCCTTCGGCCGATCACCTGGCCCGGCTGATCGCCGCCACACCGGCCGATTTCGCCCTCTATTTCGACGTCGACGGCACGCTCATCGATATTGCCGAAACGCCGGAACAGGTTACGGCGCCTGCCGATCTCGCCGGCGACCTCGCCGCCCTGCAACGCCGGCTCGGCGGCGCCGTGGCGGTGGTCACCGGCCGGCGCCTCGCCGAGGTCGAGGCCATCCTGGCCCCGATCCGGGTCATCGGCTCGGGCATGCATGGCCTGGAGTTCCTCGGCGTCGCGGAAACCCGGCACCAAGCCGCATCCGCGGGCGCCGTCGGACCGGAAGCGTGGGGCACGCTGCTGCCGCGCTCATTGGTCGACGGCGTGGTCAGGCTGGCCGCCAGCATCCCGGGTCTCAGGTTGGAACAGAAGGGGCCTATCCTGACCGTCCATTATCGCGAGATACCGAGCGTCGGCGCCCGGGTCGAGGCTGCCCTGGCGGTTCTGCTGGCCGATCACGGTGACGGCTACCACCTGAAAACCGGCCGGGCCGTGGTCGAGCTGATCCCCAATGGCACGTCCAAAGGCACCGCGATCGCCCGCATCATGGCGACTGCCCCTTTTGCCGGCCGCCGCCCCATCATGATCGGCGACGATCACGCCGACGAAGACGCTTTCGCGGTGGCGCGCGCCGCCGGCGGTTTCGGCCTGACGGTCGCCGGCGAACATTTCAACCGAGGTGACGAACCGTTCCGTGGCGCCGCCCATGTGCGCTCCTGGATCGCCGGCCTCAACGCGGGGCTTGCCCAATGA
- a CDS encoding glucokinase → MQFPLPALICDVGGTNIRVARLDRPGAAPATVGHAGTRSAQGLAEAVAAMEQARPARSMIVCAAGPILGREVKLTNAAWTLDGPAVAAALGLEQGLLLHDFEALALSIPTFPADRLQAIGPELGQPLGPRLILGPGTGLGAAALTTVDGRYLAIASEAGHVEFGPVGADELALWPHLEPVGGRITSESVLSGDGLSRLHRARLRATGDTGEPIDQAAVVARALAGPEGPEGDSVRLFWRLIGRFAGDLALIYAATGGVTLAGGILPRIAPLIDDKAFRAAFEAKAPMEPLMRAMPSRLLTQPEAVLAGMAAIATDPDHYVIDYAARAWCR, encoded by the coding sequence ATGCAATTTCCGCTTCCAGCCCTGATCTGCGACGTCGGCGGCACCAATATCCGTGTCGCCCGGCTCGATCGGCCAGGCGCGGCGCCGGCCACCGTCGGCCATGCCGGGACCCGCAGCGCCCAGGGCCTGGCCGAAGCGGTGGCCGCAATGGAACAGGCCCGCCCGGCCCGCTCGATGATCGTCTGCGCCGCCGGCCCGATCCTCGGGCGCGAGGTCAAGCTGACCAATGCCGCCTGGACGCTCGACGGACCGGCGGTCGCAGCCGCCCTCGGCCTGGAACAGGGCCTGCTGCTGCATGATTTCGAAGCGCTCGCCCTGTCGATCCCGACCTTCCCGGCCGATCGCCTCCAGGCCATCGGGCCGGAGCTCGGCCAGCCCCTCGGGCCACGCCTGATCCTCGGTCCCGGAACCGGCCTCGGCGCGGCGGCTCTGACCACTGTGGACGGCCGCTACCTGGCGATCGCCAGCGAAGCCGGCCATGTCGAATTCGGCCCGGTCGGCGCGGACGAACTGGCGCTCTGGCCACATCTGGAGCCGGTCGGCGGACGGATCACCAGCGAGAGCGTGCTGTCCGGCGACGGCCTTTCCAGGCTTCATCGCGCCCGCCTCCGCGCAACCGGGGACACCGGCGAACCGATCGACCAGGCCGCCGTCGTGGCGCGTGCGCTGGCCGGTCCCGAAGGGCCGGAAGGCGACAGCGTGCGGCTGTTCTGGCGCCTGATCGGGCGCTTTGCCGGCGATCTCGCCTTGATCTATGCCGCGACCGGCGGCGTGACGCTCGCCGGCGGCATCCTGCCGCGGATCGCCCCGCTCATCGACGACAAGGCCTTCCGGGCCGCCTTCGAAGCCAAGGCGCCAATGGAGCCGCTGATGCGCGCCATGCCGAGCCGGCTGCTCACCCAACCCGAGGCGGTGCTCGCCGGCATGGCGGCGATCGCCACCGATCCGGACCATTACGTGATCGACTACGCGGCGCGGGCCTGGTGCCGCTGA
- a CDS encoding GGDEF domain-containing protein: MTVDVPTLYVVILANCLAIGLVWLFVIRAHPKLAAGRIWMAGAFIASAGAGASMLRGETAGLGSILVGNGLLILASCMSWVGTRQFLGEKRPWLATAAITLASLAALALFTVWQDDMAARIVIYSAGQCIPLGFAMADLLSRREGRRTPGMMLAASAMGFVLVGDIARAALAVTGIGGPLSFLTFNGIQSAFLLTTLFGAMVWNFGFLLMTIDRLRSEIIHLAVLDDLTGVANRRRFIQRLDEECSRSNRTGHPFVLLAIDLDGFKGINDRFGHQAGDACLRQFTDGALLRLRGHDLLARTGGDEFCVILPATTLEAAEAVARALVESSREQWLDWEGEALRITVSVGLAEWSKRVGRDTRLLLSLADEALYEAKRAGRDTFVAARRDRLFKMLGAKRDRAAATGS, from the coding sequence ATGACAGTTGACGTTCCGACGCTCTACGTCGTCATCCTGGCCAACTGCCTGGCGATCGGGCTGGTCTGGCTGTTCGTCATCCGCGCCCATCCAAAGCTTGCGGCCGGCCGCATCTGGATGGCTGGCGCCTTCATCGCCTCGGCCGGCGCCGGCGCCTCCATGCTGCGCGGCGAGACCGCCGGACTCGGGTCGATCCTTGTCGGCAACGGCCTTTTGATCCTGGCGTCCTGCATGAGCTGGGTCGGCACGCGCCAGTTTCTCGGCGAGAAGCGGCCCTGGCTCGCGACCGCCGCCATCACCTTGGCGTCGCTGGCGGCACTGGCCCTGTTCACCGTCTGGCAGGACGACATGGCAGCCAGGATCGTCATCTATTCCGCCGGCCAGTGCATTCCGCTCGGCTTCGCCATGGCGGATCTGCTGAGCCGGCGCGAAGGGCGCCGCACGCCCGGCATGATGCTGGCCGCCTCCGCCATGGGCTTCGTGCTCGTCGGCGACATCGCGCGCGCGGCGCTGGCGGTGACCGGCATCGGCGGACCGTTGAGCTTCCTCACCTTCAACGGCATCCAGTCGGCATTTCTGCTGACCACCCTGTTCGGCGCCATGGTGTGGAATTTCGGCTTCCTCTTGATGACCATCGACCGGCTCAGAAGCGAGATCATCCATCTGGCCGTGCTCGACGACCTGACCGGCGTCGCCAACCGGCGCCGGTTCATCCAGCGGCTCGACGAGGAGTGTTCGCGCTCGAACCGCACCGGCCATCCTTTCGTGTTGCTGGCCATCGACCTCGACGGGTTCAAGGGCATCAACGACCGCTTTGGTCACCAGGCGGGCGATGCCTGCCTGCGCCAGTTCACCGACGGCGCGCTGCTCAGGCTGCGCGGCCATGACCTGCTGGCGCGCACCGGCGGCGACGAGTTCTGCGTCATCCTGCCGGCGACCACCCTGGAGGCCGCCGAGGCGGTTGCCCGCGCGCTGGTGGAGAGTTCGCGCGAGCAATGGCTGGACTGGGAGGGCGAGGCGCTGCGCATCACGGTCAGCGTCGGGCTTGCCGAATGGTCGAAGCGGGTCGGTCGCGACACCCGGCTTTTGCTGTCACTCGCCGACGAGGCGCTCTACGAGGCCAAACGGGCCGGCCGCGACACCTTCGTCGCCGCACGGCGCGACCGGCTGTTCAAGATGCTGGGCGCCAAGCGCGATCGCGCGGCCGCGACCGGAAGCTAG
- a CDS encoding ROK family protein, whose amino-acid sequence MTGPAAIGIDIGGTAIKLGLVTGEGKVLARRRFAYAAMASFDHLAGMLVEAVGAMAAETSHDVAAIGIAAPGHARPGDGLMIDGTSNVPLLRDRSLAAALKDRLNRPVVTLNDGAAAAYGELHFGAGRGLERFVLMTFGTGVGGGVVIAGQVIRGNEGEPPEIGAMVLDAGARPGTFEAFASAAGFSAAYRDAGGPAEVPPEQIFARAAAGEATANLALDATCRRIAQACGTMINLLNLEACLLGGGIAAAGAPLRDRVASHLTDFAWPFLCERTTIAVAATGQDAGVLGAGAWALDRRLIA is encoded by the coding sequence ATGACCGGGCCCGCGGCGATCGGCATCGACATTGGCGGCACCGCCATCAAGCTCGGGCTGGTGACCGGCGAGGGCAAGGTGCTGGCCCGGCGCAGGTTCGCCTATGCCGCCATGGCGAGCTTCGATCATCTGGCCGGCATGCTGGTCGAGGCCGTCGGCGCCATGGCTGCCGAAACGAGTCACGATGTCGCGGCCATCGGCATCGCTGCGCCCGGCCACGCCAGACCCGGCGACGGGCTGATGATCGACGGCACGTCGAACGTGCCGCTGCTGCGCGACCGATCGCTTGCCGCGGCACTGAAGGATCGGCTGAACCGGCCGGTCGTGACCTTGAACGACGGCGCTGCCGCAGCCTATGGCGAACTGCACTTCGGCGCCGGGCGCGGGCTCGAGCGCTTCGTCCTGATGACCTTCGGCACAGGTGTCGGTGGCGGTGTGGTCATCGCCGGCCAGGTCATCCGCGGCAACGAGGGCGAGCCCCCCGAGATCGGCGCCATGGTGCTCGACGCCGGTGCGCGGCCCGGAACATTCGAGGCCTTCGCCAGCGCGGCGGGCTTCTCGGCAGCCTATCGCGATGCCGGGGGACCGGCCGAGGTGCCGCCGGAGCAAATCTTCGCGCGGGCGGCCGCGGGCGAGGCGACAGCGAATCTGGCGCTCGACGCGACCTGCCGACGCATCGCCCAGGCCTGCGGCACCATGATCAATCTCCTGAACCTCGAAGCCTGCCTGCTCGGCGGCGGCATCGCGGCGGCCGGCGCTCCCTTGCGTGATCGCGTCGCAAGCCATCTGACCGATTTCGCCTGGCCCTTCCTGTGTGAGCGCACCACCATCGCTGTCGCCGCCACCGGCCAGGATGCCGGGGTTCTTGGCGCGGGCGCATGGGCTTTGGATCGCCGTCTGATCGCCTGA
- a CDS encoding glycoside hydrolase family 15 protein codes for MAPPQLAVIGNSAIAALIDDKARVLWTCWPRIDSDPLFSALLGGADPQRGLMSVELDGMVATRQAYERNTAVLTTLMTAADGSAIRVTDFAPRFKQYDRIFRPPMLMRRIEPVAGNPRIRVLMRPTFAYGRLDGTVVPGSNHVRYVSEAGSVRLTSDIPVAYLSAEAKFAPTKPVTLIVHADETFPSSIEEVWWSFLRQTRQYWLDWARYLSVPYEWQEAVIRAAITLKLCSCEETGAVVAALTTSIPESPRSGRNWDYRFCWLRDAYFTVHALNKLGATLTMERFLDYVRTVIATETGPRLKPVYAIVPEHSLDEWIADALPGFNGDGPVRIGNAAAEQAQHDVAGSLILAASHMFYDCRLPKMGDATLFHELEALGETAAAMAFEPDAGIWEYRGRKAIHTHSAAMCFAACDRLAKIAHKLALSQRETYWQAHASRIRETILARAWNEKEGLFASRFDGSGADASTLLLVELGVVEPTDQRFVRTVETLQRRLTRSGFLMRYDENDDFGAPETSFNICSFWLADALVAIGRRDEARALFEALLARRNHVGLLSEDIDPVTGELWGNFPQTYSMVGIIVTAMRLSREWIH; via the coding sequence ATGGCCCCTCCACAGCTCGCGGTCATCGGCAACAGCGCGATCGCCGCGCTGATCGACGACAAGGCGCGTGTCCTCTGGACCTGTTGGCCGAGGATCGACAGCGACCCCTTGTTCTCGGCGCTTCTCGGGGGCGCCGATCCGCAACGCGGGCTCATGTCGGTCGAGCTCGACGGCATGGTTGCCACGCGCCAGGCCTATGAGCGCAACACCGCCGTGCTCACCACGCTGATGACCGCGGCGGACGGCTCGGCCATTCGCGTCACCGATTTCGCCCCCCGCTTCAAGCAATATGACCGGATCTTCCGGCCGCCCATGCTGATGCGCCGGATCGAGCCGGTCGCCGGCAATCCGCGCATCCGCGTGCTGATGCGCCCGACCTTCGCCTATGGCCGGCTCGACGGCACGGTGGTGCCGGGCAGCAATCACGTGCGCTATGTCTCGGAAGCCGGCTCGGTGCGGCTGACCTCGGATATTCCGGTGGCCTATCTCTCGGCGGAAGCCAAATTTGCGCCGACCAAGCCGGTCACCCTGATCGTCCATGCGGACGAGACCTTCCCCAGTTCGATCGAGGAGGTCTGGTGGTCGTTCCTGCGCCAGACGCGGCAATATTGGCTCGACTGGGCGCGTTACCTGTCGGTGCCCTATGAATGGCAGGAAGCGGTGATCCGCGCCGCCATCACGCTCAAGTTGTGCTCCTGCGAGGAGACCGGCGCGGTGGTTGCGGCGCTGACCACCTCGATCCCCGAATCGCCGCGTTCCGGGCGCAACTGGGACTACCGGTTCTGCTGGCTGCGTGACGCCTATTTCACCGTCCACGCCCTCAACAAGCTCGGCGCGACGCTCACCATGGAGCGGTTCCTGGACTATGTGCGCACCGTCATCGCGACCGAGACCGGGCCGCGACTGAAGCCGGTCTATGCCATCGTGCCGGAACATTCGCTCGACGAATGGATCGCCGATGCGCTGCCGGGCTTTAATGGCGATGGACCGGTTCGGATCGGCAATGCCGCGGCCGAGCAGGCGCAGCACGACGTTGCCGGCAGCCTGATTTTGGCGGCCTCGCACATGTTCTACGACTGCCGGCTGCCGAAGATGGGCGACGCCACGCTGTTCCATGAACTGGAGGCGCTCGGCGAGACCGCCGCAGCCATGGCCTTCGAGCCCGATGCCGGGATCTGGGAATATCGCGGCCGCAAGGCGATCCACACCCATTCGGCCGCCATGTGCTTTGCCGCCTGCGACCGTCTGGCGAAGATCGCTCACAAGCTCGCCCTGTCCCAGCGCGAGACCTATTGGCAGGCCCATGCCTCGCGCATTCGCGAGACTATCCTGGCACGCGCTTGGAACGAGAAGGAGGGGCTGTTCGCCTCGCGCTTCGACGGCAGCGGGGCCGATGCCAGCACCCTGCTGCTGGTCGAGCTCGGCGTGGTCGAACCGACCGACCAGCGCTTCGTCCGCACGGTCGAGACGCTGCAGCGGCGGCTGACCCGTTCGGGCTTCCTCATGCGTTATGACGAGAATGACGATTTCGGCGCGCCCGAGACTTCCTTCAATATCTGCAGCTTCTGGCTTGCCGATGCCCTGGTCGCCATTGGCCGGCGGGACGAGGCGCGCGCGCTGTTCGAAGCCCTGCTCGCCAGGCGCAACCATGTTGGCCTGTTGTCGGAAGACATCGATCCGGTGACCGGCGAGCTCTGGGGCAATTTCCCGCAGACCTATTCGATGGTCGGCATCATCGTGACAGCCATGCGCCTCTCGCGGGAATGGATCCACTAG